From a single Lolium rigidum isolate FL_2022 chromosome 7, APGP_CSIRO_Lrig_0.1, whole genome shotgun sequence genomic region:
- the LOC124669164 gene encoding aspartate--tRNA ligase 2, cytoplasmic-like, producing MSPPPPPASPSTEELEADLSAATISKKQLNKEARKAAKAAKAEKAGKKTEKFEAVEADPFAANYGYHEIQSKGIPGRSWTDIGDLDEAAAGRSVLVRGFAERFRPVSNKMTFIVLRKKMSTVQCVLVANADAGVSTQMVRFATSLSRESVIDVEGVVSVPKEPLKSTTQQVEIQVRKVYCISGAIAALPFNLEDAVRSEAEFEKAEQDGEKLVRVLQDTGLNYRVVELRTATNQATFRIQSEVEMIFREYLYSKSFIGVHSPKLISGSSEGGAAVFELQYHGQPACLAQSPQLYKQMCISGGFVRVFEVGSIFRAENSNTHRHLCEFTGLDAEMEINEHYFEVCDIIDGLFVAIFKHLNENCKNLLEIINKQYPFEPLKYLEKTLKITYEEGIQMLKDAGTEIEPMSDLNTEAEKKLGRLVKEKYGTEFFILYRYPLAVRPFYTMPCYEDPAYSNSFDVFIRGEEIISGAQRIHTHELLRKRAIECGIDTSTISSYIESFSYGVPPHGGFGVGLERVVMLFCALNNIRKTSLFPRDPQRLTP from the exons AtgtcgcctccgcctccaccggcgTCCCCCTCCacggaggagctcgaggccgaTCTCTCTGCCGCCACGATCAGCAAGAAGCAGCTCAACAAGGAGGCCCGGAAGGCCGCAAAGGCTGCGAAGGCTGAAAAGGCAGGGAAGAAGACCGAAAAGTTTGAGGCGGTAGAAGCTGACCCCTTCGCGGCCAACTACGGCTACCATGAGATCCAGTCCAAGGGCATCCCCGGCCGGTCCTGGACCGACATCGGTGACCTCGACGAGGCCGCGGCCGGCCGCTCCGTGCTGGTCCGCGGATTTGCGGAGAGGTTCCGCCCGGTCAGCAATAAGATGACCTTCATCGTGCTGCGCAAGAAGATGAGCACCGTGCAGTGCGTGCTCGTCGCGAACGCCGACGCCGGCGTCAGCACGCAGATGGTGCGGTTCGCCACCTCACTCAGCAGGGAGAGCGTCATTGACGTCGAGGGCGTCGTCTCCGTCCCCAAGGAGCCCCTCAAGTCTACGACACAGCAG GTGGAGATTCAGGTCAGGAAGGTCTACTGCATCAGCGGGGCGATCGCCGCACTTCCATTCAACCTCGAGGATGCAGTCCGTAGTGAAGCAGAATTTGAGAAGGCTGAGCAG GACGGGGAGAAGCTTGTGCGTGTTCTCCAGGACACAGGGTTGAACTATCGAGTTGTCGAGCTGCGGACAGCCACGAACCAGGCAACCTTCCGTATCCAATCCGAAGTTGAAATG ATATTCAGAGAATATTTGTACTCAAAGAGTTTTATTGGGGTCCACTCTCCCAAGTTGATTTCTGGATCAAGTGAAGGCGGTGCAGCTGTATTCGAGCTACAGTACCATGGCCAGCCTGCTTGTTTAGCCCAGTCTCCTCAGTTATACAAGCAGATGTGTATTTCTGGTGGTTTTGTCCGTGTGTTTGAGGTTGGTTCCATATTTAGAGCAGAGAATTCAAACACCCACAGGCATCTGTGTGAGTTTACTGGACTAGATGCAGAAATGGAGATTAATGAGCATTACTTTGAG GTTTGTGATATTATAGATGGCTTATTCGTAGCAATATTCAAACACTTGAATGAAAATTGTAAGAATCTACTCGAGATAATAAACAAGCAGTATccatttgaaccactcaag TACCTTGAGAAAACCTTGAAGATAACGTACGAGGAAGGGATTCAAATGCTGAAG GACGCTGGAACTGAAATCGAACCTATGAGTGACCTCAACACTGAAGCTGAGAAAAAACTTGGTCGGCTTGTTAAGGAGAA GTATGGCACAGAATTTTTCATCCTCTATCGGTATCCTTTGGCCGTGCGCCCTTTCTACACCATGCCTTGCTATGAGGACCCTGCTTACAGTAACTCTTtcgatgtcttcatccgag GCGAGGAAATCATTTCTGGAGCTCAAAGAATTCACACGCATGAGTTGCTGAGGAAACGTGCAATCGAGTGTGGAATTGATACGAGTACTATATCATCATACATTGAATCATTCAG TTATGGTGTTCCTCCTCATGGCGGTTTCGGTGTCGGGTTAGAGAGAGTGGTGATGCTTTTCTGCGCGCTTAACAACATCAGGAAGACATCGCTTTTCCCTCGCGACCCGCAGAGGCTCACGCCATAA